A genomic window from Triticum urartu cultivar G1812 chromosome 7, Tu2.1, whole genome shotgun sequence includes:
- the LOC125520571 gene encoding spermidine synthase 1 — MEAETAAKRAREGEGAAAADGAGEQAGISAVIPGWFSEISPMWPGEAHSLKVEKVLFQGKSDYQNVLVFQSSTYGKVLVLDGVIQVTERDECAYQEMITHLPLCSIKDPKKVLVIGGGDGGVLREVSRHSSVEQIDICEIDKMVVDVSKQFFPHLALGFEDPRVSLHIGDGVAFLKNAPEGTYDAVIVDSSDPVGPAQELFEKPFFESVSRALRPGGVVCTQAESIWLHMHIIEDIVTNCRQVFKGSVNYAWTTVPTYPSGVIGFMLCSTEGPSVDFQHPVFSIEEDEYSTKSKGPLKFYNSEFHTASFCLPSFARRVIEAKAN, encoded by the exons ATGGAGGCCGAGACGGCGGCGAAGAGGGCGCGGGAGGGCGAGGGCGCTGCGGCGGCGGACGGAGCCGGGGAGCAGGCGGGGATCTCCGCCGTCATCCCCGGGTGGTTCTCCGAGATCAGCCCCATGTGGCCCGGTGAGGCGCACTCGCTCAAGGTGGAGAAGGTCCTGTTTCAAGGCAAGTCGGACTACCAAAACGTGCTGGTTTTCCAGTCCTCCACCTACGGGAAGGTGCTCGTCCTGGATGGGGTGATCCAGGTGACGGAGAGGGACGAGTGCGCCTACCAGGAGATGATCACCCACCTCCCTCTCTGCTCAATCAAAGACCCCAAGAAGGTCCTGGTCATCGGGGGTGGAGACGGCGGCGTTCTGCGGGAGGTCTCGCGGCACTCCTCGGTGGAGCAGATCGACATCTGCGAGATCGACAAGATGGTGGTCGATGTGTCCAAGCAGTTCTTCCCTCATCTGGCCCTCGGGTTCGAGGACCCTCGCGTGTCCCTGCACATCGGCGACGGCGTCGCCTTCCTGAAGAATGCTCCAGAGGGCACCTATGATGCAGTGATCGTCGATTCCTCCGACCCGGTAGGCCCTGCCCAGGAGCTGTTCGAGAAGCCGTTCTTCGAGTCCGTCTCCAGGGCTCTGCGTCCGGGCGGGGTCGTCTGCACCCAGGCGGAGAGCATATGGCTGCACATGCACATCATAGAGGACATTGTCACCAACTGTCGCCAGGTTTTCAAAGGCTCGGTGAACTACGCATGGACTACGGTGCCCACATACCCTAG CGGAGTGATAGGTTTCATGCTCTGCTCCACGGAGGGACCTAGTGTTGATTTCCAGCATCCCGTCTTCAGCATCGAGGAGGACGAATACTCCACAAAATCAAAGGGGCCGCTCAAGTTCTACAATTCCGAGTTCCACACCGCATCGTTTTGTTTGCCATCATTTGCGAGGAGGGTCATTGAGGCCAAGGCTAACTAG